In Rahnella aquatilis CIP 78.65 = ATCC 33071, one DNA window encodes the following:
- a CDS encoding bestrophin family protein: MIIRPPRHWFLRLFAWHGSVLPSILFRLSLNLLMSLAAILILPWYETLGVKLTLAPFSLLGVSIAIFLGFRNSVAYSRYIEARQLWGGLLIACRTLQSQVMAVCPGEAQRVTTLLLAFCYSLKHQLRHSDPRPDLGRLMGEEAEDILSRRAPTNMIQLQLSLWLAERRRSGELSDIVYTHMDSTLLQLSQVVGGCERIVSLPIPFAYGLLLHRTVYLFCSLLPFALVVDLHYMTLLVSGFISYSFLSLDTLAEELEMPFGLANNHLPLDALCVNIEINLLEMNNQTQLPDTPMPDPRFRLT; the protein is encoded by the coding sequence ATGATAATCCGTCCTCCCCGTCACTGGTTCTTGCGTTTGTTCGCCTGGCACGGCTCTGTCCTGCCCAGTATTCTGTTCCGTCTGAGTCTCAATTTACTGATGTCACTTGCCGCCATTCTCATCCTTCCCTGGTATGAGACCCTTGGCGTGAAACTGACGCTTGCACCTTTTAGCCTGCTCGGTGTCTCTATCGCCATCTTCCTCGGCTTTCGTAACAGTGTTGCGTATTCGCGCTACATTGAGGCGCGCCAGTTATGGGGTGGTTTGCTGATTGCCTGCCGGACATTGCAAAGTCAGGTGATGGCTGTGTGTCCGGGAGAGGCGCAGCGCGTGACCACGTTGTTGCTGGCGTTCTGTTACAGCCTCAAACATCAGTTGCGTCATAGCGATCCGCGCCCGGATCTCGGGCGTCTGATGGGTGAAGAGGCGGAAGATATTCTGTCGCGTCGTGCGCCGACCAATATGATTCAGTTGCAGTTGTCACTCTGGCTGGCTGAACGACGCCGCAGCGGTGAGCTGTCAGATATTGTCTATACCCATATGGATTCCACGCTGTTGCAGCTTTCACAAGTGGTCGGAGGGTGTGAACGTATCGTCAGCCTGCCGATTCCGTTTGCTTACGGTCTGTTGCTGCACCGGACAGTGTACCTGTTCTGTAGCCTGTTGCCGTTTGCGCTGGTGGTGGATTTGCACTACATGACATTGCTGGTGTCAGGTTTTATTTCTTATAGTTTTTTGTCACTGGATACGCTCGCGGAAGAACTGGAAATGCCTTTTGGTCTTGCCAATAACCATCTGCCGCTGGATGCCCTGTGTGTCAACATTGAGATTAACCTGCTTGAAATGAACAACCAGACGCAGTTACCGGACACCCCGATGCCGGATCCACGCTTCCGTCTGACATAG
- the fliI gene encoding flagellar protein export ATPase FliI — protein sequence MTARLSRLLKTLDDAEKRMARTPSVRRYGRLTRATGLVLEATGLQLPLGATCLIERHDGPVVQEVESEVVGFNGQSLFLMPLEEVEGILPGARVYARIAADGQTAGKQLPLGPQLLGRVLDGSAKPLDSLPPPDTGYRAALITPPFNPLQRTPITDVLDVGVRAINALLTVGRGQRMGLFAGSGVGKSVLLGMMARYTKADVIVVGLIGERGREVKDFIENILGDEGRARSVVIAAPADVSPLLRMQGAAYATRIAEDFRDRGQHVLLIMDSLTRYAMAQREIALAIGEPPATKGYPPSVFAKLPALVERAGNGISGGGSITAFYTVLTEGDDQQDPIADSARAILDGHIVLSRRLAESGHYPAIDIEASISRAMTSLIDDAQYGRVRNFKQLLSSYQRNRDLVSVGAYAAGSDPMLDRAIKLYPQMENFLQQDIMERSTYEDACLELNMLLPG from the coding sequence ATGACTGCCCGCCTGAGCCGTTTGCTGAAAACGCTGGATGACGCGGAAAAACGCATGGCCCGCACGCCGTCTGTCCGTCGTTATGGCCGTCTGACGCGGGCAACAGGTCTGGTACTGGAAGCCACCGGTTTGCAGTTACCGCTGGGCGCAACCTGCCTGATCGAGCGCCATGACGGGCCGGTCGTGCAGGAAGTCGAAAGTGAAGTGGTTGGCTTCAACGGTCAGAGCCTGTTCCTGATGCCACTGGAAGAAGTGGAAGGGATTTTACCGGGTGCGCGGGTGTATGCCCGTATTGCCGCTGACGGCCAGACCGCTGGTAAGCAACTGCCGCTCGGCCCGCAACTGCTTGGCCGTGTGCTGGATGGCAGCGCCAAGCCACTCGACAGTTTACCGCCGCCGGACACCGGTTATCGCGCCGCGCTCATCACGCCGCCGTTTAACCCGCTGCAACGTACACCGATCACCGATGTGCTGGATGTCGGCGTTCGCGCCATTAACGCCCTGCTGACCGTGGGTCGCGGCCAGCGCATGGGGCTTTTCGCCGGTTCAGGTGTCGGTAAATCCGTCCTGCTCGGCATGATGGCGCGTTACACCAAAGCCGACGTGATCGTGGTCGGGCTGATTGGTGAACGTGGCCGTGAAGTTAAAGATTTTATCGAGAACATTTTGGGCGACGAAGGTCGTGCCCGTTCCGTGGTTATCGCCGCACCGGCTGACGTCTCTCCCCTGTTGCGTATGCAGGGTGCCGCTTACGCCACACGTATCGCCGAAGATTTCCGTGACCGTGGTCAGCACGTATTGCTGATCATGGATTCCCTGACCCGTTATGCCATGGCGCAGCGTGAAATCGCACTGGCGATCGGTGAACCGCCAGCCACCAAAGGCTATCCGCCTTCCGTATTTGCAAAACTGCCCGCGCTGGTTGAACGCGCGGGTAATGGTATCAGCGGCGGCGGATCGATCACCGCCTTCTATACCGTGCTGACCGAAGGGGATGACCAGCAGGATCCGATTGCCGACTCCGCCCGCGCCATTCTTGACGGGCACATCGTGTTGTCGCGCCGTCTGGCGGAATCCGGCCATTATCCGGCCATAGATATAGAAGCGTCGATCAGCCGTGCCATGACATCGCTTATTGACGACGCCCAGTACGGGCGCGTGCGTAATTTCAAACAATTATTGTCCAGCTACCAGCGTAACCGTGACCTGGTCAGCGTCGGCGCATACGCCGCAGGCAGCGATCCGATGCTCGATCGCGCCATCAAGCTGTATCCGCAGATGGAGAACTTTCTGCAGCAGGACATCATGGAACGCAGCACATATGAAGACGCCTGTCTGGAACTCAACATGTTGCTCCCGGGCTAA
- the fliM gene encoding flagellar motor switch protein FliM: MGDSILSQAEIDALLNGDSDSASDTAAAAKTAASDDGVKPFDPTTQRRVVRERLQALEIINERFARHFRMGLFNLLRRSPDITVGAIKIQPYHEFARNLPVPTNLNLIHLKPLRGTALFVFAPSLVFIAVDNLFGGDGRFPTKVEGREFTHTEQRVIKRMLRLALDAYEDAWSGVYKLSVEYVRAELQIKFTNITSSPNDIVVTTPFHVEIGALSGDFNICIPFSMIEPLRELLTNPPVENSRNEESQWRENLVTQVQQSELELVANFVEIPLRLSQILKLQPGDVLPIEKPDRLIAHVDGVPVLTSQYGTLNEQYALRVEHLINPILNSLDEEQPHE; the protein is encoded by the coding sequence ATGGGCGACAGCATACTTTCACAGGCCGAGATCGACGCGCTGCTCAATGGTGACAGTGACAGCGCAAGCGACACTGCCGCTGCAGCAAAGACCGCCGCGTCTGATGACGGTGTAAAACCTTTTGACCCCACGACGCAGCGTCGCGTTGTGCGTGAGCGGTTGCAGGCTCTGGAAATCATTAACGAGCGTTTTGCCCGTCATTTCCGTATGGGCCTGTTCAACCTCTTGCGCCGCAGCCCGGACATCACCGTAGGGGCAATCAAAATTCAGCCCTACCACGAGTTCGCACGCAACTTACCGGTGCCAACCAACCTGAACCTTATCCACCTCAAACCCCTGCGCGGTACGGCGTTGTTTGTATTCGCACCGAGTCTGGTCTTTATCGCCGTAGATAACCTGTTTGGTGGCGATGGCCGTTTCCCGACCAAAGTGGAAGGCCGCGAGTTCACCCACACTGAACAGCGGGTGATTAAACGTATGCTCAGGCTGGCGCTGGATGCCTATGAAGATGCCTGGAGCGGCGTTTACAAGCTGAGTGTGGAATATGTGCGTGCCGAATTGCAGATCAAATTCACCAACATCACCTCTTCGCCGAACGACATCGTGGTGACCACGCCGTTCCATGTGGAAATCGGTGCGCTGAGCGGTGATTTCAACATCTGTATTCCGTTCAGCATGATTGAACCTTTGCGTGAGTTGCTGACCAATCCGCCAGTCGAAAACTCACGTAATGAAGAAAGTCAGTGGCGTGAAAACCTGGTGACGCAGGTTCAGCAGTCTGAGCTGGAACTGGTGGCGAATTTCGTCGAAATCCCGCTGCGCCTGTCTCAGATCCTGAAACTGCAACCGGGTGATGTCCTGCCAATTGAGAAGCCGGATCGCCTGATCGCCCACGTCGATGGCGTGCCTGTGCTGACCAGCCAGTATGGCACTTTAAACGAACAATACGCCCTGCGCGTTGAACATTTGATCAACCCAATTTTAAATTCTCTAGATGAGGAACAGCCCCATGAGTGA
- the fliE gene encoding flagellar hook-basal body complex protein FliE, whose amino-acid sequence MSIQGIESVLQQMQATAIQAGAAPKTDTASEAGFASELKAALGKISETQNNAKLESEKLEMGVPGVSLNDVMVDLQKSSISLQLGIQVRNKLVTAYQDVMNMSV is encoded by the coding sequence ATGTCAATTCAAGGCATTGAGAGCGTTTTACAGCAGATGCAGGCCACGGCAATCCAGGCCGGTGCCGCGCCAAAGACCGATACCGCGTCAGAAGCCGGTTTTGCCAGCGAATTAAAAGCAGCATTAGGTAAGATCAGCGAGACCCAGAACAACGCAAAACTGGAATCTGAAAAGCTGGAGATGGGCGTTCCGGGCGTCAGCCTGAACGACGTGATGGTTGATCTGCAAAAATCCTCGATTTCATTACAGCTTGGGATCCAGGTCAGAAATAAACTGGTGACGGCGTATCAGGATGTGATGAACATGTCGGTGTAG
- a CDS encoding GNAT family N-acetyltransferase, with protein sequence MSAQIFETDAAHPHLTRLIAELDAYQYPLYPPESFQGINITELDEGEITCFMARVDDDWAGCACLFITKHGLAEMKRVYVNPLFRGQGIASSLIAAMEKKLKALGHKELFLETGVFQEKAITLYEKLGYCRTEAFGDYALAPDPLSVYMMKAMR encoded by the coding sequence GTGAGTGCCCAGATTTTTGAAACCGATGCGGCTCATCCGCATCTGACACGACTGATTGCTGAGCTGGATGCTTATCAATACCCGCTCTATCCGCCGGAATCATTTCAGGGAATTAACATCACTGAACTTGATGAAGGTGAGATCACGTGTTTTATGGCGAGAGTCGATGATGACTGGGCCGGTTGCGCCTGTCTGTTTATCACAAAACATGGCCTCGCGGAAATGAAACGGGTTTATGTGAATCCACTGTTTCGCGGTCAGGGCATTGCCTCATCACTGATTGCCGCAATGGAAAAGAAACTGAAAGCGTTGGGGCATAAAGAACTTTTTCTGGAAACGGGTGTGTTTCAGGAAAAAGCGATCACGCTGTATGAAAAACTGGGTTATTGCCGGACAGAGGCGTTTGGCGACTATGCCCTGGCCCCGGATCCGCTGAGTGTTTATATGATGAAAGCGATGAGGTAA
- the fliH gene encoding flagellar assembly protein FliH, whose product MPVFSTPDEPLLAEGEEEQDDGLPKVQVDQNELQNLQRRAEQQGFQQGLEAGQKQGYAAGFQQGLEAGQQQSLQEGQQQQAVLTEHWQHLVSDFQQTLDALDSVIASRLMQMALTAAKQIIGQAPICDGSALLNQIQQLIQQEPMFKGKPQLRVNPADFERVELQLGASLSMNGWRLLADSQIHSGGCKVSAEDGDMDASLATRWHELCRLAAPGDL is encoded by the coding sequence ATGCCGGTCTTTAGCACGCCCGATGAACCTTTGCTGGCCGAAGGCGAAGAAGAGCAAGACGACGGTCTGCCAAAAGTTCAGGTAGACCAGAACGAATTGCAGAATCTTCAGCGTCGCGCCGAACAACAGGGGTTCCAGCAGGGCCTCGAAGCGGGACAAAAACAAGGTTACGCCGCCGGTTTCCAGCAAGGTCTGGAAGCCGGGCAGCAGCAGAGTTTACAGGAAGGTCAGCAACAGCAGGCCGTTCTGACTGAACACTGGCAGCATTTAGTTTCTGACTTCCAGCAAACACTGGATGCGCTGGACAGCGTCATTGCCTCCCGTCTGATGCAGATGGCGCTGACCGCGGCCAAACAGATTATTGGTCAGGCACCGATTTGTGACGGTTCCGCCCTGCTTAATCAGATCCAACAGCTGATCCAGCAGGAGCCGATGTTCAAGGGCAAACCGCAACTGCGCGTTAATCCGGCAGACTTCGAGCGTGTGGAACTGCAACTGGGTGCCAGTCTGAGCATGAACGGCTGGCGACTGCTGGCCGACAGCCAGATCCACAGCGGTGGCTGTAAAGTCAGTGCTGAAGATGGCGATATGGACGCTTCGCTGGCGACCCGCTGGCATGAACTGTGCCGTCTCGCTGCGCCGGGAGATCTCTGA
- the fliG gene encoding flagellar motor switch protein FliG, protein MTMTGTEKSAILMITLGEDRAVEVFKHLSPREVQQISGAMANIHQISNKQLAEVLNEFEDESEQYAALSVNTSEYLRAVLTKALGEERASSLLEDILESRETTSGMETLNFMEPQMAADLIRDEHPQIIATILVHLKRGQAADILALFDERLRNDVMLRIATFGGVQPAALAELTEVLNNLLDGQNLKRAKMGGVRTAAEIINLMKTQQEEAVIEAVRGYDGELAQKIIDEMFLFENLVDVDDRSIQRLLQEIEGESLLVALKGAEQPLRDKFLRNMSQRAADILRDDLANRGPMRMSLVENEQKAILQTVRRLAESGEMMVGGGEDSYV, encoded by the coding sequence ATGACTATGACCGGAACCGAAAAAAGCGCCATTTTGATGATAACCCTGGGTGAAGACCGTGCGGTAGAGGTGTTCAAACACCTCTCCCCTCGCGAAGTGCAGCAAATCAGTGGCGCGATGGCGAATATCCATCAGATTTCTAACAAGCAACTGGCGGAAGTGCTGAACGAGTTCGAGGATGAATCCGAGCAGTACGCCGCGCTGAGCGTCAACACCAGCGAGTACCTGCGTGCCGTACTGACCAAAGCGCTGGGCGAGGAGCGTGCGTCAAGCCTGCTGGAAGACATTCTGGAATCGCGCGAAACCACCAGCGGCATGGAAACATTGAACTTCATGGAACCGCAGATGGCGGCCGATCTTATCCGCGACGAACATCCGCAGATTATTGCGACCATCCTCGTACACCTCAAACGCGGTCAGGCAGCCGATATTCTGGCGTTGTTCGACGAGCGTCTGCGCAACGATGTGATGCTGCGTATCGCCACCTTCGGCGGTGTCCAGCCAGCAGCGCTGGCGGAACTGACCGAAGTGCTGAACAACCTGCTCGACGGCCAGAACCTCAAGCGCGCGAAGATGGGTGGTGTTCGTACGGCGGCGGAAATCATCAACCTGATGAAAACTCAGCAGGAAGAAGCGGTTATCGAAGCGGTACGTGGTTACGACGGCGAACTGGCGCAGAAAATTATCGACGAGATGTTCCTGTTCGAAAACCTGGTGGACGTGGACGACCGCAGTATCCAGCGCCTGTTGCAGGAAATCGAAGGCGAATCGTTACTGGTGGCATTGAAAGGGGCGGAACAACCGCTGCGCGACAAGTTCCTGCGCAACATGTCACAACGTGCAGCCGATATCCTGCGCGACGATCTGGCAAACCGCGGACCGATGCGTATGTCTCTGGTTGAGAACGAACAAAAAGCCATTCTGCAGACGGTTCGCCGCCTGGCAGAGTCCGGCGAGATGATGGTTGGCGGCGGCGAGGATTCTTATGTCTGA
- the fliN gene encoding flagellar motor switch protein FliN, with protein sequence MSDTNKPSDAGSDNVDDLWADAFNEQQSAGGAKASTDGVFAALGAQDGTGSLQDIDMILDIPVKLTVELGRTKMTIKELLRLSQGSVVSLDGLAGEPLDILINGYLIAQGEVVVVADKYGVRITDIITPSERMRRLSR encoded by the coding sequence ATGAGTGACACCAATAAACCGTCTGACGCCGGATCGGATAACGTTGACGATTTATGGGCTGATGCGTTCAACGAACAACAGTCTGCGGGCGGCGCAAAAGCGTCAACTGACGGTGTTTTCGCCGCGCTGGGTGCCCAGGACGGAACCGGCAGTTTGCAAGATATCGACATGATCCTCGATATTCCGGTGAAACTGACCGTGGAATTAGGTCGCACCAAGATGACTATCAAAGAGCTGCTGCGTCTTTCACAGGGGTCCGTGGTGTCGCTCGACGGTCTGGCCGGTGAGCCGCTGGATATCCTGATCAACGGTTATCTGATTGCTCAGGGTGAAGTGGTGGTGGTTGCGGATAAATATGGCGTGCGTATCACCGATATCATTACCCCGTCCGAACGTATGCGTCGCCTGAGCCGCTGA
- the fliJ gene encoding flagellar export protein FliJ — MESSSPLITLCSLAQKALDQATSHLGQIRQSHHQAKEQLTMLLNYQREYREKLNSTMTGGIAANTWQNYQQFIGTLEVAIEQHRQQLQQWDQRLNMAVNQWQDKQQRLNAYQTLQTRASEQQRSLENKIDQKQNDEFAQRSAHRKKQP, encoded by the coding sequence ATGGAAAGCTCATCGCCGTTAATCACACTTTGCTCGCTGGCGCAAAAAGCGCTGGATCAGGCGACCAGTCATTTGGGCCAAATCCGGCAATCGCACCATCAGGCTAAAGAGCAGCTCACCATGTTGCTCAATTATCAGCGTGAATACCGGGAAAAACTCAATTCCACCATGACCGGGGGGATTGCTGCGAATACCTGGCAAAACTATCAGCAGTTTATCGGGACGCTGGAAGTGGCGATTGAGCAGCACCGCCAACAGCTACAACAATGGGATCAGCGGCTGAATATGGCTGTTAACCAGTGGCAGGACAAGCAGCAACGGCTCAATGCCTACCAGACGTTACAAACCCGCGCCAGTGAGCAGCAACGTTCTCTGGAAAACAAGATTGATCAAAAGCAGAACGATGAGTTCGCCCAGCGCAGCGCACACAGGAAGAAACAACCATGA
- the fliL gene encoding flagellar basal body-associated protein FliL, translated as MSDSALSASRKKKRPLMMILLLLIAIGACGAAGYAWWMLHKQQSGNGTQTAETKKQEPAAAPIFLALDTFTVNLQTTDNDPDRVLYIGLTLRLPDEQNRATLNEYLPEVRSRLLLLLSRQKTTDLVSEAGKQQLVQDIKQVLDAPLVKGQPPQVINDVLFTAFILR; from the coding sequence ATGTCTGACTCTGCTCTCTCGGCATCGCGTAAGAAAAAGCGGCCGTTAATGATGATTCTGCTGTTACTGATTGCCATCGGAGCCTGTGGTGCGGCCGGTTACGCCTGGTGGATGTTGCACAAGCAACAATCCGGAAATGGAACACAGACTGCTGAAACGAAAAAGCAAGAACCGGCTGCGGCACCGATCTTCCTGGCGCTGGATACCTTTACCGTTAACCTGCAAACGACGGATAACGATCCTGACCGTGTGCTGTATATCGGCCTGACCCTGCGTCTGCCGGACGAACAAAATCGGGCGACGCTTAATGAATACCTGCCTGAAGTTCGCAGCCGCCTGCTGTTACTGCTCTCCCGTCAGAAGACGACAGATTTAGTCAGCGAAGCCGGTAAACAACAGCTGGTTCAGGACATCAAACAGGTTCTGGACGCGCCACTGGTCAAAGGTCAGCCTCCTCAGGTGATCAACGACGTGCTTTTCACTGCTTTCATACTGCGATAA
- a CDS encoding flagellar hook-length control protein FliK, translating into MNLNILPAAVTTAKTSVSAATGSSSASTSAATDISTTAGTGATSPADFASQLEAQLGEKVDPKITSTLAKLGQQIADKGVVVDKTTLTQAVASGEEDGSLMLDESDLSKMIAAIQILPAGNLKGAGAASVKDAALSDKDKDSADAGADLSVQSLLAQLAVQQQPAQQIQTTAVATQTLRNDTPATAKQSALLSGLTASSLLTGEGKTAAVTDTDPKAAAASGNAASGSAQHAASNKATTGNTPDFSSALASMSAAAGNAAALQQNDSRTTDISSQALNQLNTAAVAVSSAPVSTTPTATSAVTAPSTPLLNAQLGTPEWQQQLSQQVMMFNRQGQQSAELRLHPADLGSIQISMKIENNQAQLHFVSGHSGVRSAIEAAMPELKTALADNGISLGQSSVGSDSSQWQQAQQQSQSGSQQGNAASWAAFSAGSNTTASDALPVPASLASRVGGNNSVDIFA; encoded by the coding sequence ATGAATCTGAATATTTTGCCTGCAGCCGTGACCACGGCGAAGACCAGCGTGAGCGCGGCGACCGGCAGTTCATCTGCCAGCACGTCGGCGGCGACGGACATCAGTACAACCGCCGGCACCGGCGCAACCAGCCCTGCTGATTTCGCCAGCCAGCTTGAAGCCCAGCTCGGTGAGAAAGTGGATCCTAAAATCACCAGCACGTTAGCCAAACTCGGCCAGCAAATCGCTGACAAAGGTGTAGTCGTCGATAAAACGACACTGACCCAGGCAGTGGCTTCGGGTGAAGAAGACGGCAGCCTGATGCTGGATGAAAGTGATCTGAGCAAAATGATCGCCGCGATTCAGATATTGCCTGCCGGCAATCTGAAAGGCGCAGGCGCCGCGTCGGTTAAAGATGCCGCCCTGAGCGATAAAGATAAAGACAGCGCCGACGCCGGTGCTGATCTTTCTGTTCAGTCCCTGCTCGCTCAGCTGGCGGTTCAGCAACAACCCGCTCAGCAGATCCAGACCACCGCCGTCGCCACGCAAACCCTCCGCAATGATACCCCCGCGACCGCTAAGCAAAGTGCGTTGCTTAGTGGTCTGACGGCGTCTTCATTGCTGACCGGTGAGGGCAAAACGGCCGCCGTCACGGATACCGATCCGAAAGCAGCGGCAGCCTCCGGCAATGCCGCATCGGGTTCCGCACAGCATGCAGCCAGCAATAAAGCGACCACCGGTAACACACCAGATTTCAGCAGCGCACTGGCGTCAATGAGCGCAGCGGCTGGCAATGCCGCGGCCTTACAGCAAAATGACAGCCGCACCACGGATATCAGCAGCCAGGCACTGAATCAGCTGAACACCGCCGCCGTTGCCGTCTCTTCTGCCCCGGTTTCCACCACGCCGACCGCCACCAGTGCGGTAACCGCGCCATCCACGCCGCTGCTTAACGCGCAGCTCGGTACGCCGGAATGGCAGCAACAGCTGAGTCAGCAGGTGATGATGTTCAACCGTCAGGGGCAACAGAGCGCAGAACTTCGTCTGCATCCTGCAGATCTGGGTTCCATTCAGATCAGCATGAAGATTGAAAACAACCAGGCGCAGTTGCACTTTGTGTCCGGTCACAGCGGTGTGCGCTCGGCAATTGAAGCCGCAATGCCGGAGCTTAAAACCGCGCTGGCAGACAACGGCATCAGCCTGGGTCAGAGCAGCGTCGGCAGTGACAGTTCGCAATGGCAGCAGGCCCAGCAGCAAAGTCAGTCCGGCTCGCAACAGGGTAATGCCGCCAGTTGGGCAGCGTTCAGCGCCGGCAGTAACACGACTGCCAGCGATGCCCTGCCGGTTCCGGCATCCCTCGCTTCACGGGTCGGCGGCAACAACAGCGTGGACATTTTTGCGTAG
- the fliF gene encoding flagellar basal-body MS-ring/collar protein FliF, whose product MSSAIAGAETPPSGFTALLNRLRANPKVPIAIAAAAAVAIVVVMMLWAKQPTYKVLFSNLGDQDGGAIVTQLTQMNIPYQFSDNGGALLIPADKVYETRLKLAAAGLPKGGAVGFELMDQEKFGISQFSEQINYQRALEGELSRTIETLGPVSSARVHLAIPKPSLFVREQKNPSASVTLNLQPGRALDDGQINAIVYMVSSSVSGLPPANVTVVDQSGHLLTQSDNNGRDLNASQLKYANEVEGRLQRRIESILQPVVGNGNVHAQITAQIDYASREQTDENYQPNGSADKAAVRSRQLSTSDQIGASSVGGVPGALSNQPAPAATAPVTTPPPANTANGTQNQTGNTAQNAATSANSNVPSNRRRDETTNYEVDRTITHTQHSAGAVQRLSAAVVVNYQVGPDGKAKPLTDDQLKKIDDLVREAMGFSQERGDTLNVVNTPFNEAADDAGELPFWKQQAFFDQLLNAGRWLLVLIVAWLLWRKMVRPMLRKQQAEKEAAAAAALAASMPQPEGSKPVKLSNDELEKRKRSQQRVSVEVQTQRVQELADKDPRIVALVIRQWMSTEQP is encoded by the coding sequence ATGAGTTCCGCAATAGCCGGCGCAGAAACCCCTCCAAGCGGTTTTACTGCGTTGCTTAATCGCCTGCGCGCCAACCCAAAAGTTCCTATCGCCATCGCGGCTGCGGCTGCCGTGGCTATTGTTGTTGTCATGATGCTGTGGGCCAAGCAGCCTACTTATAAGGTGCTCTTCAGTAATCTCGGTGACCAGGATGGCGGTGCCATCGTCACTCAGCTGACCCAAATGAACATCCCTTATCAGTTTTCTGATAACGGCGGTGCGTTGCTGATCCCTGCCGACAAAGTGTATGAAACGCGTCTGAAACTGGCTGCTGCCGGTTTACCTAAAGGTGGCGCGGTCGGTTTCGAATTAATGGATCAGGAAAAATTCGGCATCAGCCAGTTCAGCGAGCAGATTAACTATCAGCGCGCGCTTGAAGGTGAACTCTCACGCACAATCGAAACGCTGGGCCCGGTCAGCAGCGCCCGTGTCCATTTAGCCATTCCCAAGCCTTCCTTATTTGTCCGCGAACAAAAAAATCCTTCAGCTTCTGTGACCCTGAATTTACAACCGGGTCGTGCGCTGGATGACGGCCAGATCAACGCCATCGTTTATATGGTGTCGAGCAGCGTTTCCGGCTTACCGCCTGCGAACGTTACCGTGGTGGATCAGAGCGGTCATCTGCTGACGCAGTCTGATAATAACGGTCGTGACCTGAATGCTTCCCAGCTGAAATATGCCAATGAAGTAGAAGGCCGCCTGCAGCGTCGTATCGAATCCATTCTGCAACCGGTGGTCGGTAACGGTAACGTGCATGCGCAAATCACCGCGCAGATTGATTACGCCAGCCGTGAACAGACAGATGAAAACTATCAGCCAAATGGGTCGGCAGATAAAGCCGCAGTACGTTCCCGTCAGCTGAGCACCAGTGATCAGATTGGCGCGTCATCGGTCGGCGGCGTGCCTGGCGCCCTGAGCAACCAGCCTGCTCCGGCAGCCACTGCTCCGGTCACTACCCCGCCGCCGGCGAACACTGCCAATGGCACACAAAATCAGACCGGCAACACGGCGCAGAATGCAGCGACAAGTGCGAATTCCAACGTGCCGTCTAACCGTCGTCGTGATGAAACCACCAACTATGAAGTTGACCGCACTATCACGCATACCCAGCACAGTGCCGGTGCCGTTCAGCGTCTGTCTGCAGCGGTTGTCGTTAACTATCAGGTCGGGCCGGATGGCAAAGCGAAACCGCTGACCGACGACCAGTTGAAGAAAATTGATGATCTGGTGCGCGAAGCGATGGGCTTCTCTCAGGAACGTGGCGATACGCTGAACGTGGTGAATACACCGTTCAACGAAGCGGCTGACGATGCCGGTGAGCTGCCGTTCTGGAAACAACAGGCGTTCTTCGATCAGTTACTCAATGCAGGTCGCTGGTTACTGGTGCTGATTGTGGCCTGGCTGCTGTGGCGCAAGATGGTTCGTCCGATGCTGCGCAAACAGCAGGCAGAGAAAGAAGCCGCCGCAGCCGCAGCGCTTGCAGCCTCGATGCCGCAGCCTGAAGGCAGTAAACCGGTCAAACTCAGCAATGACGAGCTGGAGAAACGTAAACGTTCACAACAGCGTGTCAGTGTTGAAGTTCAGACCCAACGTGTTCAGGAGCTGGCAGATAAGGATCCACGTATCGTCGCCCTGGTTATCCGCCAATGGATGAGTACCGAACAACCATGA